The DNA window TCTCTGGATAATGATGCAAAAATGCCATCACAGATTGCAAGGGATACAGAAATTTTTCAAAATCATATATCCAATGTCCTTAGGCAGTTAAGGGAGCATGAGATTATTGAATGCATCAATCCTGAAGTCAGGAAAGGCAGACTGTACAGACTTACCGATAAGGGCGAGAAGGTTAGTGAAAATCTTTGATTATTATGCCAAAACAAACATGAAGCTGGTCAAAAGGAACCAAAAGTTGCACAATCCATATTTGCCATTGATGATTGGTGATGTTAGAGAGTGATGTATTCCAATATTGTAAAATTAT is part of the uncultured Methanobrevibacter sp. genome and encodes:
- a CDS encoding winged helix-turn-helix transcriptional regulator produces the protein MTDEIDYVKRSQYRFKVVKSLDNDAKMPSQIARDTEIFQNHISNVLRQLREHEIIECINPEVRKGRLYRLTDKGEKVSENL